In a single window of the Micromonospora inositola genome:
- a CDS encoding ABC transporter ATP-binding protein, with protein MSNALPVADADQVRRYARTLVRRHPRGLAGALGLHALAAAAGLVAPRLLGDLVEGISRGVSAVTVDRVALAIAAFVVVQSVLVRFAHLASARLGERVLAELREDFVDRVLALPLSTVERAGTGDLLTRTSRDVSALSRTVRFAVPETLIAVVTVALVVGALLLTGPLLALPCLLAVPVLWAGTRWYLRRAPAGYLRENAAYSDITDGISETVEGARTTETLRQQARRRARSDADIRRSYAAERYTLNLRTVFFPVAEIGYVVPVVATLVIGGWFHLKGWASLGQVTAATLYVQQLVDPIDRLLSWLDELQVGGASMARLLGVAVDGPAAPAAPAASAPTDGERRLAARDVRYAYREGHDVLHGVTLVPRPGEKLAMVGPSGAGKSTLGRLLAGVHAPRSGSVTVDGRPLAELPLAELRTHVALVSQEHHVFIGTLAENVAMVRPDAGDAEVRAALAAVDALGWAEALPDGLATPVGSGGHPLSPAQAQQLALARLVLADPHTLVLDEATSLIDPHAARELERSLAAVLDGRTVIAIAHRLFSAHDADRVAVVEDGRITELGSHDELVAAGGSYAALWRSWHG; from the coding sequence ATGAGCAACGCGCTGCCCGTCGCCGACGCCGACCAGGTCCGCCGGTACGCGCGCACGCTGGTCCGCCGGCACCCGCGTGGCCTGGCCGGGGCGCTCGGCCTGCACGCCCTCGCCGCAGCGGCCGGCCTGGTGGCGCCCCGGCTGCTGGGCGACCTGGTGGAGGGCATCTCGCGCGGCGTGTCGGCGGTCACCGTCGACCGGGTCGCGCTGGCCATCGCGGCTTTCGTGGTCGTCCAGTCGGTGCTGGTCCGGTTCGCGCACCTCGCCTCGGCCCGGCTCGGCGAGCGGGTCCTGGCCGAGCTGCGGGAGGACTTCGTGGACCGGGTGCTCGCGCTTCCGCTGTCCACGGTGGAGCGGGCGGGTACCGGTGACCTGCTCACCCGGACCTCGCGGGACGTCTCGGCGCTGTCCCGGACGGTCCGGTTCGCGGTGCCGGAGACGCTGATCGCGGTGGTGACGGTCGCGCTGGTCGTCGGCGCGCTGCTGCTGACCGGCCCGCTGCTGGCGCTGCCCTGCCTGCTCGCGGTGCCCGTGCTCTGGGCCGGCACTCGCTGGTACCTGCGCCGGGCCCCGGCGGGTTACCTGCGGGAGAACGCCGCCTACTCGGACATCACCGACGGGATCAGCGAGACCGTGGAGGGGGCGCGGACCACCGAGACGCTGCGGCAGCAGGCCCGCCGCCGGGCCCGCAGCGACGCCGACATCCGCCGGTCGTACGCCGCCGAGCGCTACACCCTCAACCTGCGCACGGTCTTCTTCCCGGTGGCCGAGATCGGGTACGTGGTGCCGGTGGTCGCCACCCTGGTGATCGGCGGCTGGTTCCACCTGAAGGGCTGGGCCAGCCTCGGTCAGGTCACCGCTGCCACCCTGTACGTGCAGCAGCTGGTCGACCCGATCGACCGGCTGCTCTCCTGGCTGGACGAGCTCCAGGTCGGTGGCGCCTCGATGGCCCGCCTGCTCGGGGTGGCGGTCGACGGGCCGGCGGCGCCGGCGGCGCCCGCCGCGTCCGCACCGACGGACGGGGAGCGCCGCCTCGCCGCCCGGGACGTCCGGTACGCCTACCGGGAGGGGCACGACGTGCTGCACGGGGTGACCCTGGTGCCGCGGCCGGGCGAGAAGCTGGCCATGGTCGGCCCGTCCGGCGCCGGGAAGTCCACCCTGGGCCGGCTGCTGGCCGGGGTGCACGCGCCGCGCTCCGGTTCGGTGACCGTGGACGGCCGGCCCCTGGCCGAGCTGCCCCTGGCCGAGCTGCGCACCCACGTCGCGCTGGTCAGCCAGGAGCACCACGTCTTCATCGGCACCCTGGCGGAGAACGTGGCGATGGTCCGGCCGGACGCGGGCGACGCCGAGGTCCGGGCCGCGCTGGCGGCCGTCGACGCGCTGGGCTGGGCGGAGGCGCTGCCGGACGGGTTGGCGACGCCGGTCGGCTCGGGTGGGCACCCGCTCTCCCCGGCGCAGGCGCAGCAGCTCGCGCTGGCCCGGCTGGTCCTCGCCGACCCGCACACCCTGGTGCTGGACGAGGCGACCTCGCTGATCGACCCGCACGCCGCCCGGGAGCTGGAACGCTCCCTCGCCGCCGTGCTCGACGGGCGGACGGTGATCGCGATCGCGCACCGGCTCTTCTCCGCGCACGACGCGGACCGGGTGGCGGTGGTCGAGGACGGCCGGATCACCGAGCTGGGTTCGCACGACGAGCTGGTCGCG